From one Diprion similis isolate iyDipSimi1 chromosome 7, iyDipSimi1.1, whole genome shotgun sequence genomic stretch:
- the LOC124408277 gene encoding organic cation transporter protein-like encodes MGKPEAKGATLWIDHLSLQGRLGIPATVAASRPAGPTPITDALGDRDVVVPSEELIVAAAGFGIWQIMIIAILGVMIMTHMLNGSLEPVQNFAGWWCEKPPILRSWTNQEWIAFSHADAPKPEVEGAGIAGTRRAISLTPELWNGRFRGCNIFRYNFAALRNIPFERSPMMNRRYEAGTVKCKRFQYSRKFGQTIAEKYRMACNPEYERAMWEGLMIFGKITGYLTFGCLSDRTGRRPVLLIASGVTPLTAIGLVFSPNYITYVAVRTCHSFFHGGFIVNFVMVAELSSNVARNRIMAFACLAYGLGVGMTPTLLSAMGSMDHLLLAINLPAVAFFLALVFFVPESPCWLFCTRRSVQLAKVIQKAGKTNGTPIPADFHVVYVEYNDVEKQLPRKPPSFWSLLKASGVTCEMIGIGFLVCLSGVINGGAQAKLIYNQKRVQTWYAIIGDVEMAGIIASQFCLLMMGHKRLLHLTIFLFLLTTFALMSNLRDDYFTTTGPATTLLAANVFAVGLSYGTLLNYGARTVPTLLRGTYTGIWNALWVAITWAGTRHYYDYPGFSSVAGLSILLAALFTFNMHHLLWREMPDTIFDAVNFKELVTLSFVP; translated from the exons ATGGGCAAACCGGAGGCGAAGGGAGCGACCCTTTGGATCGACCATTTATCCCTGCAGGGTCGGCTCGGAATCCCGGCAACTGTCGCAGCCAGCCGGCCAGCCGGTCCAACCCCTATCACAGACGCTTTGGG GGACCGGGACGTCGTCGTGCCGTCCGAGGAGCTGATAGTAGCTGCGGCCGGATTCGGCATCTGGCAGATAATGATAATCGCGATTTTGGGTGTAATGATCATGACTCATATGCTGAACGGGAGTTTGGAACCGGTGCAGAACTTCGCTGGATGGTGGTGCGAAAAGCCCCCGATTCTTAGGAGCTGGACAAATCAGGAATGGATTGCGTTCAGTCACGCAGACGCG CCCAAACCAGAAGTCGAGGGCGCAGGAATTGCCGGGACAAGAAGAGCTATAAGCCTCACTCCTGAACTATGGAATGGACGATTCAGGGGCTGCAACATCTTCAGATATAACTTCGCCGCTTTAAGGAATATTCCATTCGAACGGAGTCCAATGATGAATCGACGTTACGAAGCTGGTACAGTAAAGTGCAAGAGGTTTCAATACAGTAGAAAATTCGGACAGACTATCGCCGAGAAG TATCGCATGGCGTGCAATCCGGAGTACGAGAGAGCGATGTGGGAAGGACTGATGATATTCGGTAAGATCACGGGCTACCTGACCTTCGGATGTTTGAGCGACCGTACGGGCCGTCGTCCCGTTCTCCTAATCGCGAGCGGAGTGACTCCGTTAACAGCAATCGGTCTCGTCTTCTCTCCAAATTACATTACGTACGTGGCAGTCCGGACTTGTCACAGTTTTTTCCACGGTGGCTTCATCGTCAACTTCGTTATGGTAGCTGAGCTGAGCAGCAACGTCGCACGGAATCGGATCATGGCGTTCGCGTGTCTCGCCTACGGCCTTGGCGTTGGAATGACGCCGACGCTCTTGTCAGCGATGGGCTCGATGGACCATTTGTTACTAGCGATCAACCTTCCAGCCGTTGCATTCTTCTTGGCCCTGGTGTTCTTCGTTCCGGAGTCACCTTGCTGGCTCTTTTGCACCCGGAGGTCGGTGCAACTTGCTAAGGTGATCCAAAAAGCCGGCAAGACGAACGGCACCCCGATTCCCGCAGACTTCCACGTGGTCTACGTCGAATACAACGACGTGGAGAAGCAGCTGCCCAGAAAACCACCGAGTTTCTGGAGTCTTCTGAAAGCCTCCGGGGTAACCTGTGAGATGATCGGTATCGGGTTCCTCGTCTGTCTGTCCGGCGTGATCAACGGAGGCGCTCAGGCGAAGCTGATATACAACCAAAAACGGGTTCAGACTTGGTACGCCATCATCGGGGACGTAGAAATGGCTGGGATCATCGCCAGCCAGTTTTGCCTCTTGATGATGGGCCACAAGAGACTCCTCCACCTCACcatcttcctcttcctcctcacCACCTTTGCCCTGATGTCCAATCTCCGCGATGACTACTTCACCACGACAGGACCCGCCACTACTCTTCTTGCGGCCAACGTCTTTGCCGTCGGACTCAGCTACGGCACCTTGCTCAACTACGGTGCGAGGACCGTGCCTACTCTACTTCGTGGCACTTATACCGGGATATGGAACGCCCTTTGGGTTGCTATCACTTGGGCAGGAACTCGTCACTACTATGATTACCCCGGGTTCAGCAGCGTCGCCGGCCTTTCTATCCTCCTTGCCGCCCTATTCACTTTCAACATGCACCATTTACTCTGGCGTGAGATGCCTGACACGATCTTCGATGCCGTCAACTTCAAGGAGTTAGTTACACTAAGCTTCGTACCGTGA